A DNA window from Argopecten irradians isolate NY chromosome 10, Ai_NY, whole genome shotgun sequence contains the following coding sequences:
- the LOC138332543 gene encoding uncharacterized protein, producing MFQVQDIKNSLGKLDYLQTTILTVQQSLGSLNEKVDQITSFLSPDLGQTNHLPPGGQLEQVDHDMRRGHGASQAIGIPLTEAESSPVQYSRSNSKADGSFSEVLPSVNKLEIPISNKRRDPHSDIVVTGSSQTSQDRGTHILHESFDGSSSLEGRSSSVLFGSGRQTLTNTEIDQEPFTPSRDSNQTSFVSEGPRVERSSSRTSTEGDNQLASSRRLRQNTENENSVIQLKTQSSSNTSLESQSSINVSGFKVKCTPRKDDNRFTYHSITPLDIEDEQSSPVMEVRNEEPQPVQENHTVTPLQSQSEEDLSQETEQPRSLTDINPSIETVQTAYESSSLETESGSAGGETVAMETSVKDVDPGVATATVAPIVTKPSDSVKEESVNDSSTAPLPKERQFLENLTLKEAERAGQCRDPKSDGADTIICIDTSESMRGIPIQQAKDFVNNFLEGVEECAVNHALEENIAIVTFGKNTSVAQHLTNDYSKIRDILEDLEIEGASPIMTGLVLCMSAIYIRGGVVSFRNRKIMPRIVLISDGHVTDARIMDGPDVAHPHGMSEEEAKQQLIEFSDRLKSEHRKVTCIPVGNADMSVLENIANKTGGEIAGVEDAGRLSKKFLLDTIVARVMTDEAINNPDFGRQVMEKMVRDNPTGKDLTDDEMNVVFDKVMSEIRDNPGGRDGTGVEDGPLPVGTRVRRGRDWIWDDQDDNMAGTIIGHKHNEFLTSIELAYDE from the exons ATGTTTCAGGTACAAGATATCAAGAATTCCTTAGGTAAATTAGATTATCTGCAGACCACCATACTAACCGTACAACAAAGTCTTGGAAGTCTCAACGAAAAAGTCGACCAAATCACATCTTTTCTATCACCTGATTTAGGACAAACCAATCACTTGCCTCCAGGAGGACAACTTGAACAGGTTGATCATGATATGAGGAGAGGTCACGGTGCCTCTCAGGCTATAGGAATTCCACTTACTGAGGCAGAGTCTTCTCCTGTCCAGTATTCAAGGTCAAATTCAAAGGCTGATGGAAGTTTCTCTGAGGTCCTTCCAAGTGtcaataaacttgaaatacCAATAAGTAACAAAAGAAGAGATCCACATTCAGATATTGTTGTCACAGGATCAAGCCAAACTTCTCAGGACAGAGGAACACATATACTCCATGAATCTTTTGATGGGAGCTCTTCTCTTGAAGGGAGGTCAAGTTCTGTTCTTTTTGGCTCTGGTAGACAAACACTTACTAATACTGAAATTGACCAAGAACCATTCACTCCTAGTAGGGATTCAAACCAGACAAGTTTTGTTAGTGAAGGGCCAAGGGTAGAAAGGTCATCTTCGAGAACAAGCACAGAAGGGGATAACCAGTTAGCTTCTTCTAGAAGGCTCCGacaaaatacagaaaatgaaaatagcGTCATTCAACTGAAAACACAGTCAAGCAGCAACACTAGTTTGGAGTCACAGTCCAGCATCAATGTCAGTGGTTTTAAAGTTAAATGTACTCCAAGAAAGGATGATAACAGATTCACCTATCATAGCATAACTCCTCTAGACATTGAGGACGAGCAGTCCTCTCCTGTCATGGAGGTAAGAAATGAAGAACCACAACCTGTGCAAGAAAACCATACTGTGACACCTTTACAGTCACAGAGTGAAGAAGATCTTTCACAAGAGACTGAGCAACCAAGGTCTCTAACAGATATTAATCCGTCAATAGAAACTGTACAAACAGCATATGAAAGTTCTTCCTTAGAGACTGAGTCAGGGTCAGCTGGTGGAGAAACAGTTGCTATGGAAACGTCAGTCAAGGATGTTGATCCAGGAGTTGCCACGGCTACTGTAGCACCCATTGTTACTAAACCAAG TGACTCTGTTAAGGAAGAGTCTGTAAATG ATTCATCTACTGCTCCACTTCCCAAAGAGAGGCAATTTTTGGAGAATCTTACACTAAAAGAGGCAGAAAGag CGGGTCAGTGTCGTGATCCGAAATCTGATGGAGCTGATACTATCATCTGTATTGATACATCGGAGAGCATGCGGGGCATCCCCATACAGCAGGCCAAGGATTTTGTCAATAATTTCTTAGAAG GGGTGGAGGAGTGTGCAGTAAATCATGCTTTAGAGGAGAATATCGCCATAGTAACCTTCGGTAAAAACACAAGTGTGGCTCAGCACCTGACTAATGACTATTCGAAAATCAGGGACATCCTGG agGACCTGGAGATAGAAGGGGCTAGCCCTATAATGACGGGCCTGGTACTTTGTATGAGTGCTATCTACATAAGAG GTGGTGTTGTGTCTTTCCGTAATAGGAAGATCATGCCTCGTATTGTACTAATATCAGATGGTCATGTGACCGACGCCAGGATAATGGACGGCCCAGATGTAGCTCATCCCCATGGTATGAGTGAAGAAGAG GCTAAACAACAGTTGATAGAGTTCTCTGACAGACTTAAGAGTGAACATCGTAAGGTTACCTGTATACCTGTTGGTAATGCTGATATG AGTGTTCTAGAGAATATTGCAAACAAAACAGGAGGCGAGATTGCCGGTGTGGAAGATGCAGGGAGACTGAGTAAAAAGTTCCTACTGGAT ACAATAGTGGCTCGTGTGATGACCGATGAAGCCATTAATAATCCAGACTTCGGGCGGCAGGTGATGGAGAAAATGGTCAGAGACAATCCCACAGGCAAAGACCTGACTGATGACGAAATG AATGTTGTGTTTGACAAGGTAATGTCCGAGATAAGAGATAATCCTGGTGGCCGAGATGGAACAGGTGTAGAAGATGGTCCCCTTCCTGTGGGGACGAGGGTCCGGAGGGGTCGGGACTGGATCTGGGACGACCAGGATGATAACATGGCCGGAACGATTATTGGGCATAAACACAACGAG TTTCTAACATCAATTGAATTGGCTTATGATGAGTGA
- the LOC138332745 gene encoding E3 ubiquitin-protein ligase mib1-like yields MGAEDSYDLRSVDEPRFLPEGMLGAVGVSCRRGPDWEWDNQDGGEDQVGIVFKIEDSGVIHVRWQNGKRGNYRYGIHGKFDIEMW; encoded by the exons ATGGGTGCAGAAGACTCGTACGACCTTCGAAGTGTAGACGAGCCTCGGTTCCTGCCAGAGGGCATGCTGGGAGCTGTTGGGGTCAGTTGTAGAAGAG GTCCTGACTGGGAATGGGATAATCAAGATGGCGGAGAAGACCAAGTTGGAATTGTCTTCAAGATAGAGGACAGTGGTGTCATACAT GTAAGGTGGCAGAATGGTAAAAGAGGAAACTACAGATACGGTATACATGGGAAGTTTGACATTGAGATGTGGTAA
- the LOC138332542 gene encoding mucin-7-like, with protein MVSGTTAKLPQPAAVLSPSKTSKPSPLTAVPLPPNIPKPPPPAATTPIPPPSPTVKLSPPATAKPSTAGVPSPPPSAKPPPVGVPSPPTTAKPPPTAVPLPTVTAKPPPTAVPLPPPTAVPLPPPTAKHDTSRSSVTTNNSRSTVTANNSRSSVTTNNSRSYRHHQQQQELPSPPTKAGVPFTANNSKSTSYSRTVNTTCMVRIRLCPKAAAMRAMRWQRSMMIPSSRALSNNPVTSWGFVLVEN; from the exons ATGGTCTCGGGAACAACAGCCAAACTACCACAACCAGCAGCAGTGCTGTCACCGTCAAAAACATCCAAACCGTCACCACTAACAGCAGTACCGTTACCGCCAAACATACCCAAACCACCACCACCAGCAGCAACAACGCCCATACCACCACCATCGCCAACAGTCAAACTGTCACCACCAGCTACAGCCAAACCATCAACAGCAGGAGTACCGTCACCACCACCATCAGCCAAACCACCACCAGTAGGAGTACCGTCACCACCAACAACAGCCAAACCACCACCAACAGCAGTACCGCTACCAACAGTTACAGCCAAACCACCACCAACAGCAGTACCGCTACCACCACCAACAGCAGTACCGCTACCACCACCAACAGCCAAACACGACACCAGTAGGAGTAGCGTCACCACCAACAACAGCAGGAGTACCGTCACCGCTAATAACAGCAGGAGTAGCGTCACCACCAACAACAGCAGGAGTTACCGTCACCACCAACAACAGCAGGAGTTACCGTCACCACCAACAAAAGCAGGAGTACCGTTCACCGCTAATAATAGCAAATCCACCTCCTACAGCAGAACCGTCAACACTACCTGCA TGGTCCGAATACGCCTTTGTCCAAAGGCTGCAGCCATGCGAGCTATGAGATGGCAACGCAGTATGATGATACCTTCTTCACGAGCTCTCTCCAACAATCCAGTCACCTCATGGGGATTTGTGTTGGTCGAGAATTAG